The proteins below are encoded in one region of Candidatus Rokuibacteriota bacterium:
- a CDS encoding xanthine dehydrogenase family protein molybdopterin-binding subunit: MSYRVVGGSQARADAWEKVRGRPIYAGDLAVVGMLHGRIVRSPYAAARIVRIDTSAARALPGVIAVLTHQDVPQNALRMELPGRMAEATAGAVLATQPVLAEGRVRFQGEPVVAIAAETPEIAAEAAERVRVEYEPLPGVYDPLEAIKPGAPHVHESGNLLRAWHIRKGDIAGGFKRAEVVVEGTYRTPFVDHLYLETESGIGWIDAEGVLVLRVSTQVLEHFRDVAEVLRLPHGRVRIEGAYLGGGFGGKEDVTVECLLGLLVWKTRRPVQLIFSREESFIGHGKRHPYVLRYKTGATKSGELMAMEAELISDSGAYAALSPWVLLYSLVTATGPYRVPHVKVDAFTVYTNNPIASAYRTFGSIQSCVAYEGQMDALAHALGMDPLELREKNFLRKGDSIATGQVLESEPMLGETMRRAWEALGPVRAGEGPIRRARGLAASFTPYGRMCWTRDSASAWVGMELDGTAVVRCAAPDVGGGQTASLCSITAEVLGLAVEQVTAVGRDSHFTPRAGTTTATRQLLMSGNAVLKAAREVRRHLADQAAEMLEAAPDDIELADGRAMVRGSPDRAVAFPALVKAATAAGRPVQVLDKYDAPSAPTIDPATGQGKPFNDYTFGTQAVEVEVDEETGQTRVTKLAACYDIGQAINRQSVEGQIEGGAIQGLGHALLEEVVLEEGISKNPHLLDYKIPTTLDAPPIVTILLESGQGLGPFGAKGIGEPAMTPTPAAVMNAVSRAAGAPLTQFPITAERVLAAVKNSFRANPFLLVGGVKNPSPPSGERAG; encoded by the coding sequence ATGAGCTATCGGGTCGTCGGCGGGTCGCAGGCCCGGGCGGACGCCTGGGAGAAGGTGCGAGGCCGTCCCATCTACGCGGGCGATCTCGCGGTGGTCGGCATGCTCCACGGCCGCATCGTCCGGAGCCCCTACGCCGCCGCGCGCATCGTCCGCATCGACACGAGCGCGGCGCGCGCGCTGCCCGGCGTCATCGCGGTGCTGACGCACCAAGACGTGCCGCAAAACGCTCTCCGCATGGAATTGCCCGGCCGCATGGCCGAGGCGACGGCGGGCGCGGTGCTCGCGACGCAGCCTGTGCTGGCGGAGGGGCGCGTGCGCTTCCAGGGCGAGCCCGTCGTGGCCATCGCCGCCGAGACGCCCGAGATCGCCGCCGAGGCGGCCGAGCGCGTGCGCGTCGAGTACGAGCCGCTGCCCGGTGTCTACGATCCGCTCGAGGCGATCAAGCCCGGCGCGCCCCATGTCCACGAGAGTGGCAATCTCCTGCGCGCCTGGCATATCCGGAAGGGCGATATCGCCGGCGGTTTCAAGCGGGCCGAGGTCGTTGTCGAGGGGACCTACCGGACACCATTCGTGGACCATCTGTACCTGGAGACCGAGTCCGGCATCGGATGGATAGACGCTGAAGGCGTGCTGGTCCTGCGCGTCAGCACGCAGGTGCTCGAGCACTTTCGCGACGTCGCCGAGGTGCTGCGATTGCCCCACGGCCGCGTGCGCATCGAGGGCGCGTATCTTGGCGGCGGCTTCGGCGGCAAGGAGGACGTCACCGTCGAGTGCCTGCTGGGCCTCCTGGTCTGGAAGACGCGCCGGCCCGTCCAGCTGATCTTCTCCCGGGAAGAAAGCTTCATCGGCCACGGCAAGCGCCATCCGTATGTGCTGCGGTACAAGACCGGCGCCACGAAGAGCGGGGAGCTAATGGCCATGGAGGCCGAGCTCATCTCGGACTCCGGCGCCTATGCCGCCCTGTCCCCGTGGGTGCTGCTCTACAGCCTCGTGACGGCGACCGGGCCCTACCGCGTGCCCCACGTCAAGGTGGACGCCTTCACCGTCTACACCAATAACCCGATCGCGAGCGCCTACCGCACCTTCGGCTCCATCCAGAGCTGCGTCGCGTACGAGGGGCAGATGGACGCGCTGGCACACGCGCTCGGCATGGACCCACTCGAGCTCCGCGAGAAGAACTTCCTTCGCAAGGGCGACAGCATCGCCACGGGGCAGGTGCTCGAGAGCGAGCCGATGCTCGGCGAGACCATGAGGCGAGCGTGGGAGGCCCTGGGACCGGTGCGGGCGGGTGAGGGGCCGATAAGGAGAGCGCGCGGGCTCGCCGCCTCCTTCACGCCGTATGGGCGCATGTGCTGGACGCGGGACTCGGCCTCGGCCTGGGTCGGCATGGAGCTCGACGGCACCGCGGTGGTCCGCTGCGCGGCGCCCGACGTGGGCGGCGGGCAGACGGCTTCATTGTGCTCCATCACCGCGGAGGTGCTGGGGCTTGCCGTCGAGCAAGTCACCGCCGTCGGGCGCGACAGCCACTTCACTCCGCGCGCCGGCACCACCACGGCCACGCGCCAGCTCCTCATGTCGGGCAATGCCGTGCTCAAGGCCGCGCGCGAAGTTCGGCGCCATCTGGCGGACCAGGCGGCCGAGATGCTCGAAGCCGCCCCGGACGATATCGAGCTGGCCGACGGACGGGCCATGGTCCGCGGATCGCCGGACCGAGCGGTGGCCTTTCCCGCGCTCGTCAAGGCTGCGACAGCGGCGGGACGCCCCGTCCAGGTCCTCGACAAATACGATGCGCCGTCGGCGCCCACCATCGACCCCGCGACGGGGCAGGGCAAGCCGTTCAACGACTACACCTTCGGCACGCAGGCGGTCGAGGTCGAGGTGGACGAGGAGACGGGACAGACCCGCGTGACGAAGCTCGCCGCCTGCTATGACATCGGCCAGGCCATCAATCGCCAGAGCGTCGAGGGCCAGATCGAGGGCGGGGCCATCCAGGGGCTTGGGCACGCGCTTCTCGAGGAGGTGGTCCTGGAGGAGGGCATCTCCAAGAACCCGCATCTCCTCGACTACAAGATCCCGACTACGCTCGACGCGCCGCCCATCGTGACCATCCTGCTCGAATCCGGGCAGGGGCTCGGCCCCTTCGGCGCCAAGGGCATCGGCGAGCCCGCGATGACGCCGACGCCTGCCGCCGTGATGAACGCGGTCTCCCGCGCCGCCGGCGCGCCGCTCACTCAGTTCCCGATCACCGCCGAACGAGTCCTCGCCGCCGTGAAGAATTCCTTTCGCGCGAATCCCTTTCTCCTGGTGGGGGGCGTCAAGAATCCCTCTCCCCCATCGGGGGAGAGGGCAGGGTGA
- a CDS encoding carbon monoxide dehydrogenase subunit G — translation MPRFEERFTVNAPPEAVWAFLLDPKRLAPCIPGCDDLEVVDERTYRLRFTVKVGFLSTRQDVRMEIVEAEPPRRLVSEGRGEDSRLGSRVEVRTSLELSPAGDGATAVAYASDVTVLGRLGSIGDAVMKVKAKELAGVFAQNVKTALEQNPSPSNPSPPPGERAG, via the coding sequence TTGCCCCGCTTCGAAGAGCGCTTTACGGTCAATGCCCCGCCCGAGGCCGTCTGGGCCTTCCTCCTCGACCCGAAGCGCCTCGCGCCCTGCATCCCGGGCTGTGACGATCTCGAGGTCGTGGACGAGCGTACCTATCGCCTGCGGTTCACCGTCAAGGTCGGCTTCCTCTCGACGCGTCAAGACGTGCGCATGGAAATCGTCGAGGCGGAGCCGCCGCGCCGCCTCGTCTCCGAAGGGCGAGGTGAAGACAGCCGCCTGGGCAGCCGGGTCGAAGTCCGCACGTCGCTGGAGTTGTCGCCCGCTGGTGACGGCGCCACGGCAGTCGCCTATGCGAGCGACGTCACGGTCCTGGGCCGGCTGGGCTCCATCGGCGATGCCGTCATGAAGGTCAAGGCCAAGGAGCTCGCGGGAGTCTTCGCCCAGAACGTGAAGACCGCCCTCGAACAGAATCCCTCTCCCTCCAACCCCTCTCCCCCACCGGGGGAGAGGGCAGGGTGA
- a CDS encoding thiamine pyrophosphate-binding protein, with the protein MSGADRIRAGLEAAGVTLAASVPDTWIGRLMTAVRVSKTIRAVDVAREEEAVAVACGANLVGGRGAVLIQNAGLLNCGGVLAGLVELYRIPCFFIVSLRGDVRDPVYYHAPKGRVTAATLGAWRLPHTMADRAGDLAEQVRRGVEFAAESRGPFVLLISGEDLA; encoded by the coding sequence GTGAGCGGGGCGGACCGCATCCGCGCCGGGCTCGAGGCCGCCGGCGTGACGCTGGCCGCATCGGTGCCGGACACGTGGATCGGCAGGCTCATGACCGCCGTGCGGGTGTCGAAGACGATCCGTGCGGTGGACGTGGCGCGGGAGGAAGAGGCGGTGGCCGTGGCGTGCGGGGCTAACCTCGTAGGTGGCCGCGGCGCCGTGCTCATCCAGAACGCCGGGCTTCTCAACTGCGGCGGTGTCCTGGCCGGCCTCGTGGAGCTCTACCGGATCCCGTGTTTCTTCATCGTGTCCCTCCGCGGCGATGTCCGCGATCCCGTCTACTACCACGCCCCGAAGGGGCGGGTGACCGCGGCGACGCTCGGGGCGTGGCGGCTGCCGCACACCATGGCGGATCGCGCCGGAGACCTCGCGGAACAGGTGAGGCGCGGGGTCGAGTTCGCTGCGGAGTCTCGCGGGCCCTTCGTGTTGCTCATCAGCGGCGAGGACCTGGCATGA
- a CDS encoding carbohydrate ABC transporter permease: MQSSGMVRGGGRRRQAATGRLQSAVSYAVLLTLLLIVIFPFYWMTITSFKNEDQMRSLVSMFWPSPVVDENYRQLLGKTDFVAWYKNSIIVAFTSTFLATAIGTIGAYALARLRFLGRAFMASAVLITYLVPPSILFIPLYAQIRNLGLADSLTGLIVAYPSFTVPFVTWLLMGYFESIPEELEESAMIDGATRFGAFYRIVLPLAAPGLLAAGLYAFTQSWNEFLYALVFITNVKLRTLPVGLSSFITGDVYGWGYLMAGAVLTTLPVIVAYIYLQKYMVEGLTAGSVKG; this comes from the coding sequence GTGCAAAGTAGCGGGATGGTGCGGGGCGGGGGACGGCGGAGACAGGCTGCCACTGGCCGGCTGCAGTCGGCAGTGTCCTACGCCGTGCTGCTGACGCTGCTCCTGATCGTCATCTTCCCCTTCTACTGGATGACGATCACGTCCTTCAAGAACGAGGATCAGATGCGGAGCCTGGTCTCCATGTTCTGGCCCTCGCCGGTCGTTGACGAGAACTACCGGCAGCTCCTGGGCAAGACCGACTTCGTCGCCTGGTACAAGAACAGCATCATCGTCGCCTTCACCAGCACCTTCCTAGCCACCGCCATCGGCACCATCGGGGCCTATGCGCTGGCGCGCCTGCGCTTTCTCGGGCGGGCGTTCATGGCCAGCGCGGTGCTCATCACGTACCTGGTGCCGCCCTCCATCCTGTTCATCCCGCTCTACGCCCAGATCAGGAACCTCGGCCTCGCCGATAGCCTCACCGGCCTCATCGTCGCCTACCCGAGCTTCACCGTGCCCTTCGTGACCTGGCTCCTGATGGGCTACTTCGAGTCCATCCCGGAGGAGCTGGAAGAGTCGGCGATGATCGACGGCGCCACCCGCTTCGGCGCGTTCTACCGGATCGTGCTGCCGCTTGCCGCCCCGGGCCTGCTCGCCGCCGGGCTCTACGCGTTCACCCAGTCGTGGAACGAGTTCCTCTACGCGCTCGTCTTCATCACCAACGTGAAGCTGCGGACCCTTCCCGTGGGACTCTCCAGCTTCATCACGGGCGACGTCTACGGCTGGGGCTATCTCATGGCGGGAGCGGTGCTGACGACGCTGCCGGTGATCGTGGCCTACATCTATCTCCAGAAGTACATGGTCGAGGGGCTGACCGCCGGGAGCGTCAAGGGCTAG
- a CDS encoding SDR family NAD(P)-dependent oxidoreductase: MKLDNRVALVTGAAKGMGHDICLTLAREGADLALAARDIPPLEALKGEIEKLGRRALVVPCDVTDEAAVQRMVAKTTETFGRIDILVNAAGVTGPIETPVQEIRVEDFRFVLEANIVGTFLPTKHVLPGMIAQKYGKVVNISGTSGLRGYKYRAAYSSSKWALRGFTRTVALEAGPHNVNVNALHPGIVAGDRMDKLCREKAKKRGWTPEQVHQEYVNEMALRRVTVSQDIANAVLFLVSDESKNMTGQSMTVDGGWDV; encoded by the coding sequence ATGAAGCTCGACAATCGCGTCGCGCTCGTCACCGGCGCCGCCAAGGGCATGGGCCATGACATCTGCCTCACTCTCGCGCGTGAAGGCGCGGACCTCGCGCTGGCCGCGCGTGATATCCCGCCGCTCGAGGCGCTCAAGGGCGAGATCGAGAAGCTCGGGCGCCGGGCCTTGGTGGTTCCCTGCGACGTCACCGACGAGGCCGCCGTCCAGCGGATGGTGGCCAAGACGACGGAGACCTTCGGCCGCATCGATATCCTGGTGAATGCCGCGGGGGTGACGGGGCCCATCGAGACGCCCGTGCAGGAGATCCGGGTGGAGGACTTCCGCTTCGTTCTCGAGGCCAATATCGTAGGCACCTTCCTGCCCACCAAGCACGTGCTGCCGGGTATGATCGCGCAGAAGTACGGCAAGGTGGTCAATATCAGCGGGACCTCGGGGCTGCGCGGCTACAAGTACCGCGCGGCCTACTCGTCGTCGAAGTGGGCGCTGCGCGGCTTCACCCGCACGGTGGCGCTCGAGGCCGGGCCCCACAACGTGAACGTCAACGCGCTGCACCCGGGCATCGTCGCGGGCGACCGCATGGACAAGCTCTGCCGCGAGAAGGCGAAGAAGCGCGGCTGGACGCCCGAGCAGGTCCACCAGGAGTATGTCAACGAGATGGCGCTCCGCCGCGTCACCGTTTCGCAGGACATCGCGAATGCCGTGCTCTTCCTGGTGTCGGACGAGTCGAAGAACATGACCGGCCAATCGATGACGGTGGACGGCGGCTGGGACGTCTGA
- a CDS encoding thiamine pyrophosphate-dependent enzyme yields MTGRKPYLDALVAALAREDVVVSCLGANARWLPHMNVTVPVFALCDSMGAAVPLALGIALSRPERHVIALEGDGSLLMSPNVLATAAAARPANLTIVLWVNGHYESSGGQALPAAPVDWAALARASGIASAETVGEPAGLAPALDRARRSAGPAVLVLPIAFDPAERIPPYSERPEEIRARFTL; encoded by the coding sequence ATGACCGGCCGGAAACCCTATCTCGACGCGCTCGTGGCCGCCCTCGCCCGGGAGGACGTGGTGGTGTCCTGCCTGGGCGCGAACGCGCGGTGGCTGCCGCACATGAACGTGACGGTGCCCGTCTTCGCGCTCTGCGACTCCATGGGCGCGGCCGTGCCGCTCGCGCTCGGCATCGCGCTCTCGCGTCCCGAGCGCCACGTGATCGCGCTCGAGGGCGACGGCTCGCTCCTGATGAGCCCTAACGTGCTCGCAACCGCGGCGGCCGCGCGGCCCGCCAACCTGACCATCGTGCTCTGGGTCAACGGCCACTACGAGTCGTCGGGCGGGCAGGCCCTGCCCGCGGCACCGGTGGACTGGGCTGCGCTGGCGCGCGCCTCGGGCATCGCGAGCGCGGAGACAGTGGGCGAGCCCGCCGGGCTCGCGCCGGCCCTCGACCGCGCCCGCCGGTCAGCCGGTCCCGCAGTGCTGGTGCTGCCCATCGCGTTCGATCCGGCGGAGCGGATCCCGCCCTACTCGGAACGCCCGGAAGAGATCCGGGCGCGGTTCACTCTCTAA
- a CDS encoding xanthine dehydrogenase family protein subunit M, with product MRLRPFALAEPESVPEAVEILARLDGEARLIAGGTALVPTMRLGLVTPDRLVSLHRIPGLSGIRVDKGMLEIGAMTSLAALARHGALRSGWPLLAQAAGRVATPAIRSTATLGGNLCYAEAASDPAPALLCLDAQVRVADSVGERVVPIGEFFTGFYETAVAPGEILTGVRVPAGPTGARSGYLKFCPRSAEDKPLIGVAALLVLDAAKRVDEIRVALAGAAPTPMRARRAETMVKGQELTDRAIRGAADAAAGEAEPLSDLMGSADYRREMIRVWVRRLLTALRDGQTSP from the coding sequence ATGCGCCTCCGCCCATTCGCCTTGGCCGAGCCGGAAAGCGTGCCCGAGGCCGTCGAGATCCTGGCGCGGCTCGACGGCGAAGCGCGCCTCATCGCGGGCGGCACGGCGCTCGTGCCGACCATGCGACTGGGTCTCGTCACGCCGGACCGGCTGGTGTCGCTGCACCGCATACCCGGGCTCTCCGGGATCCGTGTGGACAAGGGCATGCTCGAGATCGGCGCCATGACGAGCCTCGCGGCGCTCGCCCGCCATGGCGCCCTGCGCTCGGGCTGGCCATTGCTGGCCCAGGCCGCGGGGCGCGTGGCCACGCCTGCCATCCGCAGCACGGCCACGCTGGGCGGCAATCTCTGCTATGCCGAGGCGGCCTCGGACCCTGCGCCCGCGCTTCTCTGCCTCGATGCCCAGGTGCGCGTGGCCGACTCGGTCGGCGAGCGCGTGGTGCCCATCGGCGAGTTCTTCACCGGCTTCTACGAGACGGCGGTCGCGCCGGGCGAGATCCTGACGGGGGTGCGCGTGCCCGCGGGGCCGACCGGCGCCCGCAGCGGCTATCTGAAGTTTTGCCCGCGCTCCGCCGAGGACAAGCCGCTGATCGGGGTGGCGGCGCTGCTCGTCCTCGATGCTGCGAAGCGGGTTGACGAGATCAGGGTCGCTCTCGCGGGCGCGGCGCCCACGCCCATGCGCGCGCGCCGGGCTGAAACTATGGTGAAGGGGCAGGAGCTCACCGATCGTGCGATACGCGGAGCGGCCGATGCCGCGGCTGGAGAAGCCGAGCCGCTGTCGGACCTGATGGGCTCAGCCGACTACCGGAGGGAGATGATTCGCGTCTGGGTGCGCCGGCTGCTCACGGCGCTGCGGGACGGCCAGACTAGCCCTTGA
- a CDS encoding hydantoinase B/oxoprolinase family protein, producing the protein MSAALSPVTLEVVRNGLYAIAEEMSVIVMRSARSPLLKEAGDLSSALTDAQGRLIAQGRDIPIHMGVMGFTVKEFLKRVPAETLRDGDVWFLNLPEVGGNHLPDVKAVRPVFFEGRLVAFAINLAHWADIGGAVPGSYVPWATECYQEGLRIAPIRLFSKDGPEKHVLDFVLSNLRGRGEREGDIFAQFAANDVAGRRLHELFAHYGALTVAACFERLHDESEEQMRAALRALPDGAWEGEDFLDDDGIEDRRIRIKVRVEKLGDEATFDFTGTDPQALGPVNTTYYIACSGVYYAMKALVAPEAPPNEGCYRPLRVVVPPGTVLSADPDRPVVGGNHETSQRVVDAIVKALAKVIPERVQAGGPTTAGLLILGARMADGRWAVYYEVHGGGEGATTGKDGASAIRVHMSNVMNTPVEVVESEYPLMVEELALRPNSGGDGRHRGGLGFRRAYRVLGQDVTLTTMIERRIVPPYGLFGGKAAAPFRITLNPGTPRERDIRGKETMKLAQGDLVLLETCGGGGYGDPSERPAASREADRREGYVT; encoded by the coding sequence ATGAGCGCCGCGCTCAGCCCCGTCACGCTCGAGGTCGTTCGGAACGGGCTCTATGCCATCGCCGAGGAGATGAGCGTGATCGTCATGCGCTCGGCCCGCTCGCCTCTGCTCAAGGAGGCGGGCGACCTCTCGTCCGCGCTCACCGATGCGCAGGGGCGGCTCATCGCCCAGGGGCGCGACATCCCGATCCACATGGGGGTCATGGGCTTTACCGTCAAGGAATTCCTCAAGCGCGTGCCGGCGGAGACGCTGCGCGACGGGGATGTCTGGTTCCTCAACCTGCCCGAGGTGGGCGGCAATCACCTGCCGGACGTCAAGGCCGTGCGGCCGGTCTTCTTCGAAGGGCGGCTGGTCGCCTTCGCGATCAACCTCGCTCACTGGGCCGATATCGGCGGGGCCGTGCCCGGCAGCTATGTGCCGTGGGCTACCGAGTGCTACCAGGAGGGGCTCAGGATCGCGCCCATACGGCTCTTTTCGAAGGACGGCCCCGAGAAGCATGTGCTCGACTTCGTGCTGTCGAACCTGCGCGGGCGCGGCGAGCGGGAGGGCGACATCTTCGCCCAGTTCGCCGCCAACGACGTCGCCGGCCGACGCCTCCACGAGCTCTTCGCGCACTATGGCGCCCTGACGGTTGCGGCCTGCTTCGAGCGGCTGCACGACGAGTCCGAAGAGCAGATGCGGGCGGCTCTCCGCGCGCTGCCGGACGGCGCCTGGGAAGGCGAGGACTTCCTGGACGACGACGGCATCGAGGACCGGCGCATCCGCATCAAGGTCCGCGTCGAGAAGCTGGGCGACGAGGCGACCTTCGACTTCACGGGTACCGATCCCCAGGCGCTCGGCCCGGTCAATACCACGTACTACATCGCCTGCTCGGGCGTGTATTACGCCATGAAGGCGCTGGTCGCGCCGGAGGCGCCGCCCAACGAAGGCTGTTACCGGCCCCTTCGCGTGGTCGTGCCGCCGGGCACCGTGCTGAGCGCCGATCCCGATCGCCCCGTGGTCGGGGGCAATCACGAGACCTCCCAGCGTGTGGTGGACGCCATCGTGAAGGCGTTGGCAAAGGTGATTCCCGAGCGCGTGCAGGCCGGCGGCCCGACCACCGCGGGGCTCCTGATCCTGGGCGCGCGCATGGCGGACGGGCGCTGGGCGGTCTACTACGAGGTGCATGGCGGCGGCGAAGGCGCCACGACCGGCAAGGACGGCGCCTCGGCCATTCGCGTGCACATGTCCAACGTGATGAACACGCCCGTGGAGGTCGTCGAGAGCGAGTATCCCCTCATGGTCGAGGAGCTGGCGCTGCGACCCAACTCGGGCGGCGACGGCCGGCACCGCGGAGGCCTCGGCTTCCGCCGCGCCTATCGCGTGCTGGGCCAGGACGTGACGCTCACGACCATGATCGAGCGGCGCATCGTGCCGCCCTACGGGCTCTTCGGGGGCAAGGCGGCGGCGCCCTTCAGGATCACGCTCAACCCGGGCACGCCGCGCGAGCGGGACATTCGCGGCAAGGAGACGATGAAGCTCGCCCAGGGCGATCTGGTTCTGCTCGAGACCTGTGGCGGCGGCGGGTACGGCGATCCGTCCGAGCGCCCCGCGGCATCGCGCGAGGCCGACCGCAGGGAGGGATACGTCACATGA
- a CDS encoding (2Fe-2S)-binding protein, translating into MISIDFTLNGRPCRIDVPAHWTTLDLLRDGLALNGTKYGCGEGVCGTCTVLLDGEPVRSCLVLASRLRGRAVLTVEGLDRDGEPDHLQTAFARAGAVQCGFCTPGMLLSARALLASNPSPTEHDVREALAGNLCRCTGYTKIIEAVLAASAGR; encoded by the coding sequence ATGATCTCCATCGACTTCACGCTCAATGGCCGGCCCTGCCGGATCGACGTGCCCGCCCACTGGACCACGCTCGATCTGCTGCGCGACGGGCTCGCGCTCAACGGAACCAAGTACGGCTGCGGCGAGGGCGTATGCGGTACCTGCACCGTGCTGCTCGACGGGGAGCCGGTTCGCTCCTGCCTGGTCCTCGCCTCTCGCCTCCGCGGCAGGGCCGTCCTCACGGTGGAAGGGCTCGATCGCGATGGCGAGCCCGATCATCTCCAGACGGCATTTGCCCGCGCGGGGGCCGTCCAGTGCGGCTTCTGCACACCCGGCATGCTGCTCTCGGCGCGCGCGCTCCTTGCGTCGAACCCGTCGCCCACCGAGCACGACGTGCGCGAGGCGCTCGCCGGGAATCTCTGCCGCTGCACCGGCTACACGAAGATCATCGAGGCCGTGCTGGCCGCATCGGCGGGCCGCTGA
- a CDS encoding hydantoinase/oxoprolinase family protein, translated as MAEGVRIGVDVGGTFTDVVAWDPAGRMESCKVPTTPASPAEGVLNGIAALAPRTGPWATLAHGTTMVTNAIVEHRGAPVGFITTRGFRDVLEIGRMSRLHLYRLDLPAKAEPLVPRRLRREVTERVAPDGTVLTRLHLEEIGSIVEDFKREGIESVAVCLLHAYAAPAHEQALQLALEAHFPHVSVSSEINAEFREYERSCTTVLNASVMPLAARYLDDLSRRTGGKPLHLLHSAGGMMSVEAAKARPLSMAMSGPAGGVAAAAHTARSLGLARALAFDMGGTTTDVCLIADGVPETAGQRKLGDYPARLPMIAVESIGAGGGSIARVEATGALKVGPRSAGAVPGPACYGQGGTEPTVSDANLLLGYLNPERVYGGSIRLDTARAESVIAPLARRFGLTLIEAAHGVVEVANANMLRALRLVSVQRGYDLREFSLIAYGGAGPLHAGALALQAGISSVIVPAHSGAFSALGCLVSPLRYDTVQTHRGRLDAWDAKVVEERFRALEAQCLRPLLDEGHDPARMLVLRSLDFRYVGQNYELEVGWVPGGPAALKAAFEACHRRLYGYATGENVECVNLRVTARAVEEPLPLPPPPAGTSAVSTGSHRAYFKETGAVDMARYDRTSLPPGPAVAGPAMVEDEWSTTVVYPGQRCVADRLGNLVIEVGGRA; from the coding sequence ATGGCTGAGGGCGTGCGGATAGGCGTGGACGTCGGCGGGACGTTCACGGATGTGGTCGCGTGGGATCCGGCCGGGCGGATGGAGTCGTGCAAGGTGCCGACGACGCCCGCCAGCCCGGCCGAGGGCGTGCTCAATGGCATCGCGGCGCTCGCGCCCAGGACGGGGCCCTGGGCCACGCTGGCGCACGGCACCACCATGGTCACCAACGCCATCGTCGAGCATCGCGGCGCCCCGGTCGGCTTCATCACCACACGCGGATTCCGCGACGTGCTGGAGATCGGGCGCATGAGCCGGCTCCACCTCTACCGCCTGGACCTGCCCGCTAAGGCGGAGCCACTCGTGCCGCGCCGCTTGCGCCGCGAGGTGACGGAGCGCGTGGCGCCCGACGGCACGGTGCTGACGCGGCTCCACCTCGAAGAGATCGGCTCCATCGTGGAGGACTTCAAGCGCGAGGGCATCGAGAGCGTCGCCGTGTGCCTGCTCCACGCCTACGCCGCGCCGGCCCACGAGCAGGCGCTCCAGCTGGCTCTCGAGGCGCACTTCCCGCACGTCTCCGTCTCGAGCGAGATCAATGCCGAGTTCCGCGAGTACGAGCGGAGCTGCACCACCGTGCTCAATGCCTCGGTCATGCCGCTCGCGGCGCGCTACCTCGACGACCTCTCCCGCCGCACGGGCGGCAAGCCGCTACACCTTCTCCACTCGGCCGGCGGCATGATGTCCGTCGAGGCGGCCAAGGCCCGGCCGCTCAGCATGGCGATGTCGGGCCCCGCGGGTGGCGTTGCCGCCGCGGCCCACACGGCGCGGTCGCTCGGGCTCGCGCGCGCCCTCGCCTTCGACATGGGCGGGACGACGACGGATGTCTGCCTGATCGCCGATGGAGTCCCCGAGACGGCGGGGCAGCGCAAGCTCGGCGACTATCCGGCGCGGCTGCCCATGATCGCGGTCGAGTCCATCGGCGCGGGCGGGGGCTCCATCGCCAGAGTCGAGGCGACGGGCGCGCTCAAGGTCGGGCCGCGGAGCGCGGGCGCGGTGCCTGGGCCCGCCTGCTATGGGCAGGGCGGGACGGAGCCCACGGTGAGCGATGCCAATCTCCTCCTGGGCTACCTCAATCCCGAGCGGGTCTACGGCGGGTCCATCCGCCTCGACACGGCGCGTGCCGAATCGGTCATCGCGCCGCTCGCCCGGCGCTTCGGGCTCACGCTGATCGAGGCCGCTCACGGCGTGGTCGAGGTGGCCAATGCGAACATGCTGCGCGCGCTGCGCCTCGTGTCCGTCCAGCGCGGCTACGACCTCCGAGAGTTCTCGCTGATCGCCTATGGTGGCGCCGGCCCGCTCCACGCGGGCGCCCTCGCGCTCCAGGCCGGGATCTCGAGCGTCATCGTGCCCGCTCACTCGGGCGCCTTCTCGGCGCTCGGCTGTCTCGTCTCGCCGCTGCGCTACGACACCGTCCAGACCCACCGCGGGCGACTCGATGCCTGGGACGCCAAGGTGGTCGAGGAGCGCTTCCGGGCCCTCGAGGCGCAGTGCCTGCGTCCACTCCTCGACGAAGGCCACGATCCAGCCCGGATGCTGGTGCTGCGGAGCCTGGACTTCCGCTACGTCGGGCAGAACTACGAGCTCGAGGTCGGGTGGGTGCCCGGCGGGCCCGCCGCGCTCAAGGCCGCCTTCGAGGCGTGCCACCGCCGGCTCTACGGCTACGCGACGGGGGAGAACGTCGAGTGCGTCAACCTTCGCGTCACGGCCCGCGCCGTCGAAGAGCCGCTGCCGCTGCCGCCGCCGCCCGCAGGGACATCCGCCGTCTCGACGGGCTCGCACCGCGCCTATTTCAAGGAGACGGGAGCGGTGGATATGGCGCGCTATGACCGGACGAGCCTGCCGCCGGGCCCGGCGGTGGCGGGGCCCGCCATGGTCGAGGACGAGTGGTCCACCACCGTGGTCTACCCGGGTCAGCGCTGTGTCGCCGACCGGCTCGGCAACCTCGTCATCGAGGTAGGAGGCCGCGCATGA